In Edaphobacter aggregans, the sequence ACGCCACATCGAAGCCACCTAATACCGCCAACTCGTTACATCCGCCCCAGCCGGAGCCGTCTTCGAAATCCGCTCCATGATCTTCGGTAGATACATCGTGTTGTAGTGCAGCCGCGAGTAAGCATTCGGCAGCTTCGGATCCCCATTCCAGCAATGCTCCGCCCGCTCCCCATACTTGATCTCGCCCTCAAACGGAACGCTCCCTGGAGTCGTCCCCGTCGTCTTCAAAAAATCCTCGATCAAATAAACAGCATTGTTCAGAAAATAAGTATCCGCGCTGCCTACATAAATATTCAGCTTGCCCTGCAGCTTCGGCCCCAGAGTCATCCAGTCCCGCTGCAAGATCGCATTCAGGTCGTAATGTTCCTTCCAATACTCCGCGACCTTATGGTCGATTACTCCCGTCTCCTTATCGAAGATCTCCGCCGGATAACCATCCGCGCCCACCGGCCCATACACCGCCTGCCACACATCAAACTGCTCACCCGACCGCCCATGGTCCCCCAGCGCCGCCTCATACGCCGCGTTGTCGCGAAACGCCGCCAGCGTCTGCCCCAGATAGTTGCGCATCGAAGGCTGCTCAACCACCTTATGAGTTCCCTCCATAAAAAACGCATTCTTCCGGTTGTAGATATCCACCGTCATGTACGCATGAAAGTCCACAGGATCAGGACACGCCGCAAACGCTCCGTTGTAATCCTCCGGATAAAAGATCTGAGCTGCCAGCGACTCCCACCCGCCCGTCGATCCACCATACAAAAACCGAGCCCACCCCTGCCCAATCCCACGAAACTGCTTCTCAATCGCCGGAATCAGCTCCTTCTCAATCGCATCCCCATAAGGCCCCAGGTTCGCCGAGTTCACCGCATACGAGTCGTCATAGTAAGGATTCGCATGCTGCAGCTTCGCCACCAGAATCCGCGGAAACCCAGGACTGATCCACTGCTGATACGTCTTATAACCCTCCTCCTGCTGGATGCGGTTGTACCCCGTCAAATGAAACCGCTCCGAATAATCCGGCTTCAAATTCGGGTCGGGAGGCGTAGTCCGAAAGTCATTGAACTCCGACACATAGTGATCATGAAAGATCGCCAGCGGATACCGCGCATTCGGATGCTCGTCAAAACCCTCCGGCACCAACACCATCGCGCTCAAAAACATCGGCGTTCCCCAGAACTTCGTCAGCAACTCACTCTGTATCCGTATATGCCGCACATATTTTGTATCCGCGACAGGCGCAATTGCCGGAATCACCTGATCCATCACCACCGCAATCGGCCCACCCGCCCCAACATGAATCTTCCGGGGCTTGCTATACAAATTCCCCGGAGCGATATTCCAGTGCTGCCCCTCCCCCCGATCCGGAGCAAGCTTCACCGTCTTCCCATCCGCGCGATGAAACGTCTGATACACATTCAGTACCGCCTGCACCGTATAGTCCCCCGCAGGCACATCCTTCAAACTCCGTATCGGATACCCCGTAGCCGAACCATCTACCACCGTACCCTGCCCCGGCTTCAACCCATCGACAGTCAACCCAAACACCATCTGAGTCCGCGGCGTGTCATTGATCTGCATCCGTGGCTCCTCGGAGTCATCCGTCGAGAGCAGCAGCAACACCCTTCCATCCAGCGGCTTCGCAGACCGCGCAGCAGGAAAACTAACGGAAAACGTAGTCGCCGTCTGAGCCGGCAAAACCCCAGACGCAACCAACAAAGCAGCGGAGAAAATTAAAAGAGAACGGCGCATGCGGCCAGTATATGCGGCCCACATGCGCCCGTCTTTCTTCTTGCACTTTCGCTTAACGTCGAGCATCCTAAAAAAATGCGCAACACCGCATGGCTATGGTTCGCAGGCTGCATAGCATGGGCAGTGGACGGCATCGTAAGCCTCCACTTTCACTCTCTCCAGCACGCCCAACTCGCCTTCATGGTTTCGCTGGTCTTCCTGGCCGCCGGCTTCTTCTACCGCAAGCAGAAACGATAAAGGAGGAGCATCCGCCCCTCCTCTTCGCGACATCCGCCACCCTTGGAAACTAAGCCTTCCCCAGCAACCGAGCCATCGCCTCACCGATATCCGCCGGCGACTTCACCACGGTAATCCCGGCCTCGGCCATCGCCTTCATCTTCTCAGCCGCCGTGCCCTCGCCACCCGAAATAATGGCTCCGGCATGTCCCATCCGGCGTCCCGGAGGAGCCGTCTGCCCCGCGATAAACCCGACCACCGGCTTCTTCACGTTCTCCTTGATGAACTTCGCCGCAGCCTCTTCCGCCGAGCCGCCGATCTCACCAATCATGATGATCGCCTCACTCTCCGGATCATCATTCAACAGTCGCAGCGCATCAATATGAGTCGTCCCAATAATCGGGTCGCCCCCAATCCCAATCGCCGTCGATTGCCCAATCCCCCGCGTCGTCAACTGGTACACCGCCTCGTACGTCAGCGTCCCCGACTTCGAAACAATCCCCACGCTGCCTTCCTTATGAATCCGCCCCGGCATAATCCCAACCTTAGCCTTACCCGGCGAAATCACACCCGGACAATTCGGCCCGATCAGCCGCGACTTCGACCGCTTCACAACCTCCCACGCCTTCACCATGTCGAGCACCGGAATGCCCTCCGTGATGCAGATCACCAGTGGAACCTGCGCAGCCGCAGCTTCAAGAATCCCATCGGCAGCAAACGGCGGCGGCACAAAGATCACCGACACATTCGCCCCCGTCTCCTTCACCGCCTCCTCGACGGTGTTGAACACAGGCCACCCCTCATGCGTCGTCCCGCCCTTGCCCGGCGTCACACCACCCACAACCTTCGTCCCATACTCCGCGCAGGCCTTCGCATGAAACGACCCCTCACGCCCCGTAATCCCCTGCACAATCAGCCGCGTATTCTTATCAACCAGAACTGCCATAGCTACTTACCACCTTTCGCGGCGGCCACTGCAAGATCAGCGGCTTCCTTCATCGTTGCCCCCACCTGAAACTTCAAGCCCGATTCCATAAGAATCTTGCGCCCCTCTTCAACATTCGTGCCCTCTAACCGCAGAATGATCGGCAACTTCACATCCAGCTTCTTTGCCGCCGCAACAACCGCGGTCGCCAGAACATCCACCCGCAGAATCCCACCAAAAATATTGATAAAGATCGCCTTCACATGCGGATCACTCAACAAAATCCCGAAAGCATTCTCAATCTGCTCCTGATTCGCTCCGCCGCCCACATCCAGAAAGTTCGCCGCCGACCCACCCGCATACTGGATGATGTCCATCGTCGCCATCGCCAACCCAGCGCCATTGACCATGCAGGCGATATTCCCATCCAGCTTGATGTAGTTCAGCGCAAACTTGCTGGCCTCAACCTCCAGCGGATCTTCCTCCGCCAGATCGCGCAACTCCTTCAAATCCTTATGCCGGAACATCGCGTTGTCGTCAAAATTGATCTTGCAATCCAGCGCCAGCAGCTTGTCATCCTTCGTCGTAATAAACGGATTGATCTCCATCAGCGTCGAATCCGTCTCAACAAACGCCTTGTACAGCCCCATCATGAACCCGACCGCCTGATTGATCTGCGTCGGCTTCAGACCAAGCTTGAACGCCAGCTTCCGCGCCTGATAAGGCTGAAAGCCAATCGCAGGCTCAACATATTCCTTGTAGATCTTCTCCGGCGTCGCATGCGCGACCTCTTCAATCTCCATCCCACCGGCCTGCGAAGCCATAAACACAACCTTCGCCGAAGCCCGATCCAGCACTAGCCCCAGATAAAGCTCGCGATCGATCGCCGAGCCCTCTTCCACCAGCAACCGCTGAACCTTCTGCCCCTGCGGTCCGGTCTGATGCGTCACCAGTTGCATCCCGAGGATCGCCTTCGATGCCTCAGCCGCGGCCTCCAGCGACTTGACCACCTTCACGCCGCCGCCCTTGCCGCGCCCACCCGCATGGATCTGCGCCTTCACCACGACGACAGCATTCCCCGCGTCAAATAACGCCTTGGCAGCCGAATCGGCCTCTTCCAGCGTGCTCGCCATCTCGCCGCCCGGAACCGGCACGTTGTACTTCCGCAGAATCTCTTTAGCCTGATACTCGTGAATTTTCATAGGTTGTCTTCGGAAACTGCCCGCGCGAGAAGTGTAGCGGACGCCCACAACTGCCCGCAATCCGAAACGCGCACAATGGTGCGGTTATCGTCCTCGCAACATACCTCTCGACAACCTAGCGCAGCGCCGCCAACCCATTTCCTCCCCGATACGCCTGTATGGAATGAACATCCACAACTGCCTCTGCCTGCCGAATGCGACGCTCTACAACTTCCGCCTCATCTACACGCCGGATCTCGCGTAGGAACTTGGCATACTGTCTCGAAGCTACCAAACTAGACGGATTCCCCACACCAAGCTGCTCGTTCAGGATGTCCATTCCCTCTTCCATATGTCTCCCCCCTTCGACCAGATTCCCGGACTTCCAGAACACATAGCCGAGCAGAAAATCACCCATACCATCCTGGAGCAAATTGGCCTTCGCCTCATGGACTGCGTCCTCCAGAGGAGCAATAGCCGACGCACAATCCTTGCTCATGCAAAGCGCCACTCCCAGGACATACCGCACCGTGATCCTGTCATAGACAGTCGTCCCCGCGTTGGCCCCGAATTCAGCGATTGCCTTCTCCGCAAAACCTTTTGCCTTAGCGAACTTGTTCTCAGCCAGATAAAGGGTGGCCAGATCACTCCAGCTGCGGGCAATCAGCAAGGGGTTCCGCAGGTTCTCCCTCAACCGCAGAGCTTCTTCCTCCTCCTTTTCGCTCTGCCGAAACTTTCGCATCACCATATGCAGGGTCCCCAACACACCCAGCGTTGTAGCCAGATCACGACTCGACTCAGCACTATGGGCTAACAAGGAGCGTGCTTGCTCCAGATTTATCTCAGCCCGGTCCCACAACTGAGCCTCATCAGACAACACGCCAATCGTCAGGTAGAGCCTGCCCAATTCGGCATCCGATGCGTGAGCGTCTTTCGCCTGCTTAATAGCATCCTCATACAGATCGATCCGATGCAGCAGCTGTCTCTTGGCCGAGACACCATTTCCGTTTTGCATGTCCGCCGGAGAGGTCGCGCCGTGGACAGTGGCATCGCTCTTCTCAGGCATAGAACTCGGTGCCGAAGCACCAGTCGTATCGCGCAGCCCGTGGCCCATCTCGCTCCCCGCGGGCATCGTTTGACCCGGCGCGCATGGAGACAGCAACAGAGCAAAAGTAAGGCTGATAAAAAGACGAGGCTTCATCACAACCTCCCGTATTTCTCGTTGGAGCGCGCAACGGAGAGAGCGCGCTGAAGACAAGGATTCCCTTGCACGTTCTCCAGCGTGATGACTCGTCACACCCGCGAGAACGCGCCTATCGGACAACACCAAAAGCGCCACATCAAGTCACGTCGATGGGAGCGCCACCGGAGCGCCTCCCATTCATTGCGTCCTGCGAAACAATCCTTCAGCAGAACTGTTCCTGCAAAATTCACCAGCACTGGACCTATGCCTTGCGGCGTTCCATTTGCCGATTAGACAAGTGGCCATCTATCTGGTTAGGTACGAAACACTAAAACTCTGTGCTCCGACGACAACATTTTGCATCGTCATTTCACGGCATACGGCAGCAGCGCAGCAGTGGTTCACTCTTTGTGACGAATGACTGACGAAGCCCCAAAATTCACATTGCAGAAGGTGAAAAACTTATTAATTGACTTGCCTTCTGAGCAATGGGACGATGGCAGCTTGATGAACTCCCGAGGACCTGATGAGTCGTCTTGCTCCCTGTTGTCTAGCGGTTTTGCTCCTTACAGTAGTTCCCGCCGCGCCCGCGCAGGATACCCCCGCGCCCATCCATGCACCGATGCGCGTCTCAGCCGGCGTCATAGCCGGGCTACTTGAAACGAAAGTCGCTCCAATCTATCCACCCGAGGCCAAAGCCGCCAATGTCCAGGGTGCAGTCGTTATGCACGCCATCATCGGGAAAACCGGCCTCGTAGAAGAGCTCGTCGTCATAAGCGGACCCGAGATGCTGCGGTCTTCAGCGCTTGATGCTGTCCGACAGTGGACATACAAGCCGTATCGACTGAACGGCAATCCGGTAGAAGTGGACACGATAATCACCGTCAACTATTCCTTGAACCAATCGGAACCCCCGGACGGCGTTCACGGTGGTGTGATGGGCGGAATATCCACCGGAACACCTCCGCTCGCTCCCGCGTCATCACCGCCGAGCCGCATCAGGGTATCTTCCGGCGTGATGGCTGGCTTGATCGACACCAAAACAACCCCCGTATACCCAAAGGACGCAAAGGAAGCCCACATTACAGGAGCCGTCGTCCTGAGTGGCGTCGTCGACACGCACGGCAAAGTGACCGAGCTAAACGTCCTCTCCGGGCCAGAGCCATTGCGCCAGTCCGCAATCGATGCGGTGTCGCAATGGACATACAAGCCATATCTGCTCAATGGCAAGCCCGTCGAAGTCCTGACCACCATGACCGTACACTTCATGCTCATCGATTAGCGGAGGCGACGATGTATCGTCTTGGGGCCTATTGCTTTGCGATTCTATTGTTCGTCGCAGTGCCGCGCGTGCAGGCGCAGGCACCGAAGAAGGTCTGGTCCGGCGTGATGGCCGAGCAGTCTGTAACGAAGGTCGCCCCCATCTACCCGCCCGAAGCCAAAATTGCCGGAGTCCAGGGAACCGTGGTGATGCACGCCGTCATCGGAAAAACCGGTACCATCGAGAGCCTTGATGTTCTAAGCGGACCCGACGCGCTGCGGTCTTCAGCCCTTGATGCGGTACGGCAGTGGACGTATAAACCGTATCTGCTGAATGGCAATCCGGTGGCAGTGGACACGACGATTACAATCCACTATTCGTGGAACAGGCCCGCACCTGAAGAACGCATCAGGGTATCATCTGGCGTTATGTCTGGATTGGCCAAGACGCAGAAGATCCCAGAATATCCAGAGGCGTCAATAGCAGCTCACGAAGTCGGAGCGGTCGTGTTGCGTGCCGTCATCGACAGGAGCGGCAAAGTGATCCAGCTGGACCGGATGTCTGGGCCGAAGATACTCAGTCAGGCCGTAATGGATGCGGTGTGGCAGTGGACCTATAGGCCGTATCTGATAAACGGCGAACCAGTCGAAGTAGAAACACAAATAACCATAAACTTCTCGCACGGGGAATAGTGTGTAGCAGCTCACCTGCTACCCTTAAAGGAATGCCCCTCCAGCCCCATCTCAAACACCTCATCGAAGGCCGCGCCACGCTCTCCCGCGAAGACGCCCGCGACCTCATGCAGCAGATCCTCTCCGGCCAGCTCACCGACATCGAAATCGCCGCTCTCCTCGGAGCCCTCGCCGCCCGCGGTGAAACCCCCGCTGAAATCGCCGGCTTCGTCGAAACCATGCGCGCCGCCGCCACTACCTTCCCCCTCGAACCCTCCGAGCGCGAGCTCCTCGTCGACACCTGCGGCACCGGCGGCGATGCCTCCCGCACCTTCAACATCTCCACCGCCGCCGCCCTCGTCGCCGCAGCCGCCGGAGCCACCGTAGCCAAGCACGGCAACCGCGCCATCACATCGCAAACCGGCTCTGCAGACGTCCTCGAAGCCCTCGGCATCCCCGTCGGCCTCTCGCCCGTCGAAGCCACCGCCGCCCTCCGAGCGCATCGCTTCGCCTTCCTCCACGCCCCCAGCCTCCACCCGGCGATGAAGGCCGTCATGCCCGTCCGCCGCGCCCTCGGAGTCCGCACCGTCTTCAACCTCCTCGGCCCCCTCACCAATCCCGCCGGAGCACCCGCGCAGGTCATGGGCGTCTACGCCCCGCACCTCGTCCCCCTCGTCGCCGAAGCCATGGCCCAGCTCGGTACCCGCCATGCCTTCGTCGTCCACGGCACAGCCGCCACACCCAATGGCCCCGGTCTCGACGAAATCTCCATCTTCGGCCCCACCCACATCGCCGAAGTCCACAACGGCATCGTCACCCTCTCCACCATCGCGCCCGAGGACGCTGGCCTCACCCGAGCCCCCGCCGAATCCCTCATCGGAGGCGACGCCCAGACCAATGCCGCCATCCTCTCCGCCATCTTCTCCGGCGAGCCCGGCCCTCGCCGCGACGTCGTCCTCCTCAACGCCGCCGCCGTCCTCGTCGCTGCAGACCTGGCCCCAGATCTCCGCACTGGCGTAGCCCTCGCCGCGCGCACAATTGATACCGGAACAGTTACAATTCTTCTCACGAACCTCCGCGCTCAATAAAAACCCGCCAAAATCGGACGTCGGAGTACAATTCCCCGATAGCAATCAGGAGAAATCATCTATGTCCTCCTACCCCCCGGCACCCGCGGTCTTCGACGCCACCATGGTCACCACCGCGCTCGAGCTGCCCGGCTACCGTGTCGTCCGCAGCCTTGGAGTCGTCCGAGGCATTGTCGTCCGCTCCCGTTCCATCTTCGGAACTCTCGGCGCGGGCCTGCAGACCATCGTCGGAGGCAACATCACCATCCTCTCCCAACTCTGCGAAAAGACCCGCCAGGACGCCTTCGCCATCATGATGCAGCATGCCGCCGAACACGGTGCCAACGCCATCATCGCCGTCCAGTACGACGCCAACGACCTCATGCAGGGCGTCACCGAGGTCCTCGCCTACGGCACCGCCGTCGTAGTCGAGCGCATCTAGCCCTGTAACCCGCACCAGGAATTCCGCACCATCCTTACTCCGTCCTCAGCGCCTGCACAGGATCAGTCGAAGCCGCTCGCCGTGCCGGAATCATTCCGGCAATACCCGTCGCCACCGCCAGCGTCACCATCGCAAGAATCATCACAGTAGGATTCGCCCTCGTCACCTCATAAAGCTGCGCCCTAACATAGCGCACCCCCAACAGCACTGCCGGAATCCCGATCACGAGCCCAACTCCCGCCTGAGCAACCGCTCCGCGCATGATCATCGCAATCACGCCCGCACGGTCCGCACCCAGCGCCATCCGGATACCAATTTCCGAAGTCCGCCGCACCACCGTATACGCAGTCACGCCGTAGATTCCAATCGTCGCCAGCAACAGCGCCAGCCCCCCAAATAACATCGTCAACCGCGACAGCATCCGCTCCTCGTTGAACTGATCGGCGATCTGCTGCTCGAACGTCTGAAACTTCACAATCGTCAAATTCGGATTGATCCCCGCCAGCGTCCTCCGCGCCAGCGTCTCCATCTCGCTCATCGGCCGGTCCGTCTCCACCACAATCGCCCCGGCATACAGATTCAGATCATCCTCGATCGGCTCGCGCGTATTCACCGGCCGCTGCATCATGGGGACAAAGACCATCAGATGATTCTTCCATCGCACGCTCTGATAGATCGTATCTTCTACCACCCCCACAATCTCAAAATTGCCCGGCGAATCCGAACTGCCAATACGGCTCCCAAGAGGATTGCGCGACCCAAAAAACTTCTTCACAAACGTCTGATTCACCACTGCAACCGGCGGAGCCGTCGACGTATCCTGCACGCCGATCCCGCGCCCCATCACCACACGCGTCCCCACCGAGTCGAAGTAGTCCGCATTCGCCTTCACAAACGAAGCCACCAGCGTCAGATTCGGCTGACCCTGCACCTGCCATCCAAGGCCGTTGTTGTTGTCCTCCATCGGCGTATACGACGAGATCCCAACCTTCACTACCCCCGGCAGCGCATGGAACCGCTCCTCCATCGTCCGGTAGAGCGCCTCCAACTGCGTCTGCGAGTACCCCGCCGCCTGCGGATTGATGTGCACAATGTATCGATTCCTCGCATCCAGCTTCATGTCCGTGTTCTCAAGCTTGTTCAGACTCTGCGCAAACAGCCCCGCTCCCACCAGCAGCACAAACGACAGCGCCGCCTGCAGTACCACCAGCCCCTTCTGCAGCCGCGAACTTCCCGCCGATGTCGTCCTCACACTGCTCCGCAGAGCATCTGCCGGCTCGGCTCTCGACGCAATCCACGCCGGAGCCACGCCAAACACAATCCCCGTCAACAGCGACAGCCCAATCGCAAACCACACCACCACGCCCGAAGGACTAGCCCCAATCGGCACATTCCCCTCCCCCGGAAACGCCAGCCCAAGCAACATCCGCGTCCCGCCATACGCCACAGCAAGCCCCAGCAAGCCACCCATGGCCGCCAGCAACACACTCTCCGTCAGCAACTGTCGCACGATCCTGCTCCGCGCCGCCCCCAGCGCCGTCCTCAACGACATCTCCATCTTCCGCGCCATCCCCCTCACCAGCAGAAGATTCGCAATATTCGCGCACGCCACCAGCAGCACCAGCCCCGCGATCCACGTCAACAGACGCAGATGAGCCCCATAATCCTCCTGCATACGCTGAATCCCCTCCCCACCCGGCGTCAGCGTCACATGCGCCCGATTCAGCGCCTCCTTGCCCTTGCTGCCCGAGAAGTTTTCCGTCGTCGCAAACGCCTCTCTGAGCACTGCGCTCAACTTATCCTGCAGCGGAGCCAGCCCCACCCCCGGCTTTACCCGCCCCACAATGTAAATCCAGTCCTCCTCCGGATTGTGCACATACCGCACATTCATCAGCGCCGGCATCGTCTCAATCGGCAGATAGAAATCCGGCGGCGTAGTCATCAGCCGATCGCCGTAAAATCCCTG encodes:
- a CDS encoding tetratricopeptide repeat protein, which encodes MKPRLFISLTFALLLSPCAPGQTMPAGSEMGHGLRDTTGASAPSSMPEKSDATVHGATSPADMQNGNGVSAKRQLLHRIDLYEDAIKQAKDAHASDAELGRLYLTIGVLSDEAQLWDRAEINLEQARSLLAHSAESSRDLATTLGVLGTLHMVMRKFRQSEKEEEEALRLRENLRNPLLIARSWSDLATLYLAENKFAKAKGFAEKAIAEFGANAGTTVYDRITVRYVLGVALCMSKDCASAIAPLEDAVHEAKANLLQDGMGDFLLGYVFWKSGNLVEGGRHMEEGMDILNEQLGVGNPSSLVASRQYAKFLREIRRVDEAEVVERRIRQAEAVVDVHSIQAYRGGNGLAALR
- a CDS encoding energy transducer TonB, which produces MSRLAPCCLAVLLLTVVPAAPAQDTPAPIHAPMRVSAGVIAGLLETKVAPIYPPEAKAANVQGAVVMHAIIGKTGLVEELVVISGPEMLRSSALDAVRQWTYKPYRLNGNPVEVDTIITVNYSLNQSEPPDGVHGGVMGGISTGTPPLAPASSPPSRIRVSSGVMAGLIDTKTTPVYPKDAKEAHITGAVVLSGVVDTHGKVTELNVLSGPEPLRQSAIDAVSQWTYKPYLLNGKPVEVLTTMTVHFMLID
- a CDS encoding YbjQ family protein, which produces MSSYPPAPAVFDATMVTTALELPGYRVVRSLGVVRGIVVRSRSIFGTLGAGLQTIVGGNITILSQLCEKTRQDAFAIMMQHAAEHGANAIIAVQYDANDLMQGVTEVLAYGTAVVVERI
- the sucC gene encoding ADP-forming succinate--CoA ligase subunit beta yields the protein MKIHEYQAKEILRKYNVPVPGGEMASTLEEADSAAKALFDAGNAVVVVKAQIHAGGRGKGGGVKVVKSLEAAAEASKAILGMQLVTHQTGPQGQKVQRLLVEEGSAIDRELYLGLVLDRASAKVVFMASQAGGMEIEEVAHATPEKIYKEYVEPAIGFQPYQARKLAFKLGLKPTQINQAVGFMMGLYKAFVETDSTLMEINPFITTKDDKLLALDCKINFDDNAMFRHKDLKELRDLAEEDPLEVEASKFALNYIKLDGNIACMVNGAGLAMATMDIIQYAGGSAANFLDVGGGANQEQIENAFGILLSDPHVKAIFINIFGGILRVDVLATAVVAAAKKLDVKLPIILRLEGTNVEEGRKILMESGLKFQVGATMKEAADLAVAAAKGGK
- the trpD gene encoding anthranilate phosphoribosyltransferase, whose protein sequence is MPLQPHLKHLIEGRATLSREDARDLMQQILSGQLTDIEIAALLGALAARGETPAEIAGFVETMRAAATTFPLEPSERELLVDTCGTGGDASRTFNISTAAALVAAAAGATVAKHGNRAITSQTGSADVLEALGIPVGLSPVEATAALRAHRFAFLHAPSLHPAMKAVMPVRRALGVRTVFNLLGPLTNPAGAPAQVMGVYAPHLVPLVAEAMAQLGTRHAFVVHGTAATPNGPGLDEISIFGPTHIAEVHNGIVTLSTIAPEDAGLTRAPAESLIGGDAQTNAAILSAIFSGEPGPRRDVVLLNAAAVLVAADLAPDLRTGVALAARTIDTGTVTILLTNLRAQ
- the sucD gene encoding succinate--CoA ligase subunit alpha, which encodes MAVLVDKNTRLIVQGITGREGSFHAKACAEYGTKVVGGVTPGKGGTTHEGWPVFNTVEEAVKETGANVSVIFVPPPFAADGILEAAAAQVPLVICITEGIPVLDMVKAWEVVKRSKSRLIGPNCPGVISPGKAKVGIMPGRIHKEGSVGIVSKSGTLTYEAVYQLTTRGIGQSTAIGIGGDPIIGTTHIDALRLLNDDPESEAIIMIGEIGGSAEEAAAKFIKENVKKPVVGFIAGQTAPPGRRMGHAGAIISGGEGTAAEKMKAMAEAGITVVKSPADIGEAMARLLGKA
- a CDS encoding energy transducer TonB, encoding MYRLGAYCFAILLFVAVPRVQAQAPKKVWSGVMAEQSVTKVAPIYPPEAKIAGVQGTVVMHAVIGKTGTIESLDVLSGPDALRSSALDAVRQWTYKPYLLNGNPVAVDTTITIHYSWNRPAPEERIRVSSGVMSGLAKTQKIPEYPEASIAAHEVGAVVLRAVIDRSGKVIQLDRMSGPKILSQAVMDAVWQWTYRPYLINGEPVEVETQITINFSHGE
- a CDS encoding ABC transporter permease encodes the protein MTTLIQDVRYALRQLRKTPAFTVTVLLTLALGIGANAAIFTLVHAVLLKSLPVADPATLVRVGDKNDCCVFSGTTDSGDYSLFSMDVYERMKQGAPEFEELAAIQAGFGYRPVTVRRDADGAMAQSVMGEYVSGNYFRTFGLQPQKGRLFTDTDDVKGAPMTAVMSYRTWQRDFAGDASVVGSTFWVNTKPVTVVGIAPQGFYGDRLMTTPPDFYLPIETMPALMNVRYVHNPEEDWIYIVGRVKPGVGLAPLQDKLSAVLREAFATTENFSGSKGKEALNRAHVTLTPGGEGIQRMQEDYGAHLRLLTWIAGLVLLVACANIANLLLVRGMARKMEMSLRTALGAARSRIVRQLLTESVLLAAMGGLLGLAVAYGGTRMLLGLAFPGEGNVPIGASPSGVVVWFAIGLSLLTGIVFGVAPAWIASRAEPADALRSSVRTTSAGSSRLQKGLVVLQAALSFVLLVGAGLFAQSLNKLENTDMKLDARNRYIVHINPQAAGYSQTQLEALYRTMEERFHALPGVVKVGISSYTPMEDNNNGLGWQVQGQPNLTLVASFVKANADYFDSVGTRVVMGRGIGVQDTSTAPPVAVVNQTFVKKFFGSRNPLGSRIGSSDSPGNFEIVGVVEDTIYQSVRWKNHLMVFVPMMQRPVNTREPIEDDLNLYAGAIVVETDRPMSEMETLARRTLAGINPNLTIVKFQTFEQQIADQFNEERMLSRLTMLFGGLALLLATIGIYGVTAYTVVRRTSEIGIRMALGADRAGVIAMIMRGAVAQAGVGLVIGIPAVLLGVRYVRAQLYEVTRANPTVMILAMVTLAVATGIAGMIPARRAASTDPVQALRTE